One window from the genome of Breoghania sp. L-A4 encodes:
- the glmS gene encoding glutamine--fructose-6-phosphate transaminase (isomerizing): MCGIVGILGREPVAPLLVDALKRLEYRGYDSAGVATLEAGQLMRLRAEGKLRNLEAKLPGAGLMGHSGIGHTRWATHGAPTERNAHPHKAAGVSIVHNGIIENFAELRTELEQTGVVFETETDTEVVGHLVAAGLKAGLEPAPAVQQALVRLEGAFALAILFEGHDDLLIGARRGNPLAVGYGDGEMYLGSDAIALSPFTSRIAYLEDGDWVVVTREGAVIRDESGAVVDRPIQISSMSRSLVEKGNYRHFMAKEIHEQPEVVSHTLAHYLDLSRMETRLPNGLPFDFKDLDRVVITACGTAYYAGLVAKYWFEKLARLPVDIDIASEFRYRETPLKPGGLAVFISQSGETADTLASLRYCRSQGQHIASVVNVLESTIARESDVVLPTLAGPEIGVASTKAFTCQLAVLASLAVAAGRARGVLDAEDEARLVRALSEIPKFMVEALKLEPETEILARTLAKASDVLYLGRGSSFPIAMEGALKLKEISYIHAEGYAAGELKHGPIALIDETMPVIVIAPHDRIFEKTVSNMQEVAARGGRIILITDEDGAKAASVASMETLVLPQMPATIAPIVNAIPIQLLAYHTAVFMGTDVDQPRNLAKSVTVE, encoded by the coding sequence ATGTGCGGTATCGTCGGAATTCTGGGTCGCGAGCCGGTGGCGCCGCTGCTCGTTGACGCGTTGAAGCGGCTGGAATATCGCGGCTATGATTCCGCCGGCGTCGCCACGCTGGAGGCGGGGCAGCTCATGCGGCTGCGCGCGGAAGGAAAGCTGCGCAATCTGGAAGCGAAGCTGCCCGGCGCGGGCCTGATGGGCCATTCCGGCATCGGCCATACCCGTTGGGCCACCCATGGCGCGCCGACGGAGAGAAACGCCCACCCGCACAAGGCCGCGGGCGTTTCCATCGTCCACAACGGCATCATCGAGAATTTCGCCGAGCTGCGCACCGAGCTCGAGCAGACCGGCGTGGTGTTCGAGACGGAAACCGACACGGAGGTCGTGGGCCATCTGGTCGCGGCCGGTCTCAAGGCGGGGCTGGAGCCGGCGCCCGCCGTCCAGCAGGCGCTGGTGCGGCTGGAGGGTGCGTTTGCGCTGGCGATCCTGTTCGAAGGCCACGACGATCTGCTGATCGGCGCGCGCCGCGGCAATCCGCTGGCGGTCGGCTATGGCGACGGTGAGATGTATCTCGGCTCCGACGCCATCGCGCTGTCGCCCTTCACCAGCCGCATCGCCTATCTCGAGGACGGTGACTGGGTGGTGGTGACCCGCGAGGGCGCCGTCATCCGCGACGAAAGCGGCGCGGTGGTCGACCGCCCCATACAGATCTCGTCGATGAGCCGCTCGCTGGTGGAGAAGGGCAACTACCGGCACTTCATGGCCAAGGAGATCCACGAGCAGCCGGAAGTCGTCAGCCACACCCTGGCGCATTATCTCGATCTGAGCCGCATGGAAACCCGGCTGCCGAACGGCCTGCCGTTCGATTTCAAGGATCTCGACCGTGTCGTCATCACGGCCTGCGGCACGGCCTATTACGCGGGCCTTGTCGCCAAATACTGGTTCGAGAAGCTGGCGCGCCTGCCGGTCGACATCGATATCGCCTCGGAGTTCCGCTATCGCGAGACGCCGCTGAAGCCCGGCGGTCTGGCGGTGTTCATCTCGCAGTCGGGCGAGACGGCGGACACGCTGGCGTCCTTGCGTTACTGCCGCTCGCAGGGCCAGCACATCGCCTCCGTGGTCAACGTGCTGGAATCCACCATCGCGCGGGAATCCGATGTGGTGCTGCCGACGCTGGCGGGCCCCGAAATCGGCGTCGCCTCGACGAAGGCCTTTACCTGTCAGCTCGCGGTCCTCGCCTCGCTCGCGGTCGCCGCAGGCCGGGCGCGCGGCGTGCTCGACGCAGAGGATGAGGCCCGGCTGGTGCGCGCGCTCTCGGAAATACCGAAATTCATGGTCGAGGCGCTCAAGCTGGAGCCGGAGACCGAAATCCTGGCGCGCACGCTCGCCAAGGCCAGCGACGTGCTGTATCTCGGCCGCGGCTCCAGCTTCCCGATCGCCATGGAAGGCGCGCTGAAGCTGAAGGAAATCTCCTACATCCATGCCGAAGGCTACGCGGCTGGCGAACTCAAGCACGGCCCCATCGCGCTGATCGACGAAACCATGCCGGTCATCGTTATCGCGCCGCATGACAGGATCTTTGAGAAAACCGTCTCCAACATGCAGGAAGTCGCGGCGCGCGGCGGCCGCATCATCCTGATCACCGACGAGGACGGCGCCAAGGCCGCATCGGTTGCGTCGATGGAAACGCTGGTGCTGCCGCAGATGCCGGCCACCATCGCTCCGATCGTCAACGCCATCCCGATCCAGTTGCTGGCCTATCACACGGCCGTCTTCATGGGCACGGACGTGGATCAGCCGCGCAATCTGGCGAAATCGGTCACCGTCGAATAA
- a CDS encoding YbaN family protein yields MTQRPPPSKRRSRLPASGRMFYGALGFVLVGIGLVGAVLPLLPTTIFLILAVPCFARSNERMETWILNHPQFGTPVRRWIEHGAIR; encoded by the coding sequence GTGACGCAGCGTCCTCCGCCCAGCAAGCGGCGCAGCCGGCTCCCCGCATCCGGCCGGATGTTTTATGGCGCGCTGGGATTCGTCCTCGTCGGCATCGGGCTCGTCGGCGCGGTGCTGCCGCTGCTGCCCACGACGATCTTCCTCATCCTCGCGGTGCCGTGCTTCGCGCGTTCAAACGAACGCATGGAAACCTGGATCCTGAACCATCCGCAATTCGGCACGCCGGTGCGCCGCTGGATCGAGCACGGCGCAATCCGCTGA
- a CDS encoding DUF502 domain-containing protein produces the protein MTRLRNYFLTGLVITGPLGITAYLTWSLILWVDGWVKPWIPIHYNPDTYLPFAVPGFGLIVSFFTLTMIGFLTANIAGRTLISYGEQILGRMPVVRNLYRGLKQIFETALSQRGNSFKKAALIEYPRHGLWAIVFLATGTKGEVAHLLGDDRELVSVFLPTTPNPTSGFLLFVPRADILELDMGVEDAAKLVISAGLVAPEYQKKTRALADDARAKQADKVPAPAIEHERESADSPAE, from the coding sequence ATGACCCGACTGAGAAACTACTTTCTGACCGGCCTCGTCATCACGGGGCCGCTTGGCATCACCGCCTATCTCACGTGGTCGCTGATCCTGTGGGTCGACGGCTGGGTGAAGCCGTGGATTCCGATCCACTACAATCCCGATACCTATCTGCCCTTCGCCGTGCCCGGTTTCGGTCTGATCGTTTCCTTCTTCACGCTCACGATGATCGGCTTTCTGACGGCCAACATCGCGGGCCGCACGCTGATTTCCTATGGCGAGCAGATTCTCGGCCGCATGCCGGTGGTGCGGAATCTCTATCGCGGGCTGAAGCAGATTTTCGAAACCGCCCTGTCCCAGCGCGGCAACAGCTTCAAGAAGGCGGCGCTGATCGAATACCCGCGCCATGGCCTCTGGGCCATCGTCTTTCTGGCGACCGGCACCAAGGGGGAGGTGGCGCATCTGCTCGGTGACGACCGGGAGCTCGTCAGCGTTTTCCTGCCAACGACGCCCAACCCCACCTCGGGCTTTCTGCTGTTCGTGCCGCGCGCCGATATCCTGGAACTCGATATGGGGGTTGAGGACGCCGCCAAGCTGGTGATTTCCGCCGGCCTCGTGGCGCCGGAATATCAGAAGAAGACGCGTGCGCTGGCGGATGACGCCAGGGCGAAGCAGGCGGACAAGGTGCCCGCGCCGGCAATCGAGCATGAGCGCGAAAGCGCCGACAGCCCGGCCGAATAG
- a CDS encoding succinate dehydrogenase assembly factor 2: MTGVSRSSAGLDVRRKRMLYRCWHRGIKEMDLLLGGYAQANLETLDDGALDRLEHLMDAGDNDLLAWFTGRDPVPAEYDTDIFKAVADFHAANGGVI; encoded by the coding sequence ATGACCGGAGTTAGCCGATCCAGCGCGGGGCTCGATGTGCGCCGCAAGCGCATGCTCTATCGTTGCTGGCACCGCGGCATCAAGGAGATGGACCTTCTTCTGGGCGGTTACGCGCAGGCCAATCTCGAGACGCTTGATGACGGCGCGCTCGACCGGCTCGAGCATCTGATGGACGCAGGCGACAACGACCTTCTGGCCTGGTTCACCGGACGCGATCCGGTGCCGGCCGAATACGACACCGACATCTTCAAGGCGGTGGCCGACTTCCATGCGGCCAATGGCGGCGTGATCTGA
- the mfd gene encoding transcription-repair coupling factor has protein sequence MLTGPSPARFFWRRDLLKPLKGLFSRHANAVIASVPDGAEALVLGQLAESAARSGGPALVYVARDGQRMAAAAEGVGFFAPGVDVIQLPAWDCLPYDRVSPNANVVARRLSVLATLAHGAFGSRPVILMTTVNAATQLLPPREWTRTNAWAAQAGGQVDMGALVAWLETNGYLRTNTVRETGEYAVRGGILDLFAPGSAEPVRLDFFGDTLETIRPFDAETQRSTGKHARLDLVPMSEVVLSEEAISRFRRNYVSRFGAATRDDALYQSVSEGRRYSGMEHWLPLFHEHLETLFDYVGDAPVVLDPQVEDVVRERVDQVKDHCAARHDALERKGGADGVPYKPIDWPELYLSQDDWTTRIADRTSARFNPFAVPDGQGAVVDLEGRGGRTFAAERAAGDVNIFDAVINHIASLHKDGKRVVIACWSEGARDRLSQVLNDHGLDRAAQVSSQAGAQALPQGVAALAILGLETGFELGKQVFIGEQDILGDRLVRQRKRSKKGADFLTEVSSLSEGDLVVHVDHGIGRFVGLKTIDAAGAPHDCLELQYHGGDKLYLPVENLELLTRYGSDDTEAQLDRLGGGAWQARKARMKQRIRDIAEGLIKTAAARALRSATPITLPEGVYDEFAARFPYEETEDQLNAIDAVFSDLASGRPMDRLVCGDVGFGKTEVALRAAFVAAMSGRQVAVVVPTTLLARQHFKTFQERFQGLPVRLAQASRLVSAKELAATKKELTDGTLDIVIGTHALLGKGVDFKDLGLLIIDEEQHFGVKHKERLKELKSDVHVLTLSATPIPRTMQMALTGVRGLSLIATPPVDRLAVRTFISPFDALVVREALLRERYRGGQSFYVCPRVADLADTKAFLDENVPELKVAVAHGQIPPGELDDIMNAFYDGKYDVLLSTTIVESGLDIPTANTLIVHRADMFGLAQLYQLRGRVGRSKTRAYALFTVPANKTLTKQAERRLKVLQSLEALGAGFQLASHDLDIRGAGNLLGEEQSGHIKEVGFALYQQMLEEAVAQLRAGEDEVSDEQWSPQISVGTPVLIPDHYVPDLQLRLDLYRRLADLTDAQEIDGFGAELIDRFGPLPGEVEHLLKIVFIKALCRQAHVEKIDAGPKGIVIAFRKNEFPNPAGLISYVTEQGVLAKIRPDQKIVLSRDWPDAEERLKGAAVILSKLVKLAQISQKAA, from the coding sequence ATGCTGACCGGGCCGTCGCCCGCACGATTCTTCTGGAGACGAGATTTGCTGAAGCCGCTCAAGGGCCTGTTTAGCCGTCATGCCAATGCGGTCATTGCGTCCGTTCCCGATGGCGCGGAAGCGCTGGTGCTCGGTCAGTTGGCCGAATCCGCCGCGCGCTCCGGTGGCCCGGCGCTCGTCTACGTGGCGCGCGACGGCCAGCGCATGGCAGCGGCGGCCGAGGGCGTGGGCTTCTTCGCGCCCGGCGTCGACGTCATCCAGCTTCCCGCCTGGGACTGCCTTCCCTATGACCGCGTGTCGCCGAACGCCAATGTGGTGGCCCGCCGGCTGAGCGTGCTGGCGACCCTGGCGCATGGCGCATTCGGCAGCCGTCCCGTGATCCTGATGACCACCGTCAACGCAGCCACGCAACTGCTGCCGCCGCGCGAATGGACCCGGACCAACGCCTGGGCGGCGCAGGCGGGCGGCCAGGTCGACATGGGCGCGCTCGTCGCCTGGCTGGAGACCAACGGCTATCTGCGCACCAACACCGTGCGCGAGACCGGCGAATACGCCGTGCGCGGCGGCATTCTCGATCTGTTCGCGCCGGGATCGGCCGAGCCGGTGCGGCTCGACTTCTTCGGCGACACGCTGGAGACCATTCGTCCTTTCGACGCCGAAACCCAACGCTCCACGGGCAAGCATGCCCGGCTCGATCTGGTGCCGATGAGCGAGGTGGTGCTCTCGGAGGAGGCGATTTCGCGCTTCCGCCGCAACTATGTCTCGCGTTTTGGCGCCGCGACCCGCGACGACGCGCTGTATCAGTCGGTCAGCGAAGGCCGGCGCTATTCCGGCATGGAGCACTGGCTGCCGCTGTTCCATGAGCATCTGGAAACCCTGTTCGATTATGTGGGCGACGCGCCGGTGGTGCTTGACCCGCAGGTCGAGGACGTGGTGCGCGAGCGCGTCGATCAGGTCAAGGATCACTGCGCCGCGCGGCACGACGCGCTGGAGCGCAAGGGCGGCGCGGACGGCGTGCCCTACAAGCCGATCGATTGGCCGGAACTCTACCTGTCGCAGGACGACTGGACGACGCGCATCGCCGATCGCACCTCGGCGCGCTTCAATCCCTTCGCGGTGCCGGACGGGCAAGGCGCGGTGGTCGATCTGGAGGGGCGCGGCGGACGCACCTTCGCCGCCGAACGCGCCGCCGGCGACGTCAACATCTTCGACGCGGTCATCAATCATATCGCCAGCCTGCACAAGGACGGCAAGCGGGTGGTCATCGCCTGCTGGAGCGAGGGCGCGCGCGACCGGCTGTCCCAGGTGCTGAACGATCACGGGCTGGACCGCGCCGCCCAGGTCTCCTCGCAGGCGGGAGCCCAGGCGCTGCCGCAGGGCGTGGCGGCGCTGGCGATTCTGGGGCTGGAGACCGGCTTCGAGCTCGGCAAGCAGGTGTTCATCGGCGAGCAGGACATTCTCGGCGATCGTCTGGTGCGCCAGCGCAAGCGTTCGAAAAAGGGCGCGGATTTCCTCACCGAGGTCTCCAGCCTGTCCGAAGGCGATCTCGTGGTTCATGTCGATCACGGCATCGGCCGCTTCGTCGGCCTGAAGACCATCGACGCCGCCGGCGCGCCGCACGATTGCCTGGAACTCCAGTATCACGGCGGCGACAAGCTCTATCTGCCGGTGGAAAATCTCGAGCTTCTGACCCGCTACGGCTCGGACGACACCGAGGCGCAGCTCGACAGGCTTGGCGGCGGCGCCTGGCAGGCGCGCAAGGCGCGCATGAAGCAGCGCATTCGCGACATCGCCGAGGGTCTGATCAAGACGGCCGCCGCGCGCGCGCTGCGCTCGGCCACGCCCATCACCCTGCCCGAGGGCGTCTACGACGAATTCGCCGCACGGTTCCCCTATGAGGAGACCGAGGACCAGCTCAACGCCATCGACGCTGTCTTCTCCGATCTCGCCTCCGGGCGGCCGATGGACCGGCTGGTCTGTGGTGACGTCGGCTTCGGCAAGACCGAAGTCGCGCTGCGCGCCGCCTTCGTCGCCGCCATGTCCGGCCGCCAGGTGGCCGTCGTCGTGCCCACGACGCTGCTGGCGCGCCAGCATTTCAAGACCTTCCAGGAGCGCTTCCAGGGTCTTCCGGTACGGCTGGCGCAGGCCTCGCGGCTGGTCTCCGCCAAGGAACTGGCGGCGACCAAGAAGGAGCTGACGGACGGCACGCTGGACATCGTCATCGGCACCCACGCGCTGCTCGGCAAGGGCGTCGATTTCAAGGATCTCGGCCTGCTGATCATCGACGAGGAGCAGCATTTCGGCGTCAAGCACAAGGAGCGGCTCAAGGAGCTGAAGTCCGACGTCCACGTTCTGACCCTGTCCGCGACGCCGATCCCGCGCACCATGCAGATGGCGCTCACCGGCGTGCGCGGCCTGTCGCTGATCGCCACCCCGCCGGTCGACCGGCTTGCCGTGCGCACCTTTATTTCGCCCTTCGATGCGCTGGTGGTGCGCGAGGCGCTGCTGCGCGAGCGCTATCGCGGCGGCCAGTCCTTCTATGTCTGCCCCCGCGTCGCCGATCTGGCGGACACAAAGGCATTCCTCGATGAGAACGTCCCGGAGTTGAAGGTCGCGGTGGCGCACGGGCAGATCCCGCCGGGCGAACTCGACGACATCATGAACGCCTTCTACGACGGCAAGTACGACGTTCTTCTGTCGACCACCATCGTGGAATCCGGGCTCGATATTCCCACGGCCAACACCCTGATCGTGCATCGCGCGGACATGTTTGGCCTGGCGCAGCTCTATCAGTTGCGCGGCCGGGTCGGGCGCTCCAAGACCCGCGCCTACGCGCTGTTCACCGTCCCCGCCAACAAGACGCTCACCAAACAGGCGGAGCGGCGGCTCAAGGTGCTGCAGTCACTCGAGGCGTTGGGCGCGGGCTTCCAGCTCGCAAGTCACGATCTCGATATCCGCGGCGCGGGCAATCTCCTGGGCGAGGAACAGTCGGGCCACATCAAGGAGGTCGGCTTCGCGCTCTACCAGCAGATGCTGGAGGAGGCGGTGGCGCAGCTGCGCGCCGGCGAGGACGAGGTGTCCGATGAGCAGTGGTCGCCGCAAATTTCCGTCGGCACCCCGGTGCTCATCCCCGATCACTATGTTCCCGACCTGCAGTTGCGGCTCGATCTCTACCGCCGCCTGGCCGATCTCACCGACGCCCAGGAGATCGACGGCTTCGGCGCGGAGCTGATCGACCGTTTCGGGCCGCTGCCCGGCGAGGTCGAGCATCTGCTGAAGATCGTCTTCATCAAGGCGCTGTGCCGCCAGGCGCATGTGGAAAAGATCGACGCGGGTCCCAAGGGCATCGTCATTGCCTTCCGCAAGAACGAGTTCCCCAATCCCGCCGGTCTCATCAGCTATGTGACCGAGCAGGGCGTGCTGGCGAAAATCCGTCCCGACCAGAAGATCGTCCTGTCGCGCGACTGGCCCGACGCTGAGGAGCGTCTCAAGGGCGCGGCGGTGATCCTGTCGAAGCTCGTGAAACTCGCGCAAATAAGCCAGAAGGCCGCCTGA
- a CDS encoding septum formation initiator family protein gives MYTRQRKKSVVRRLFFPVLTIAILGYFSFHALNGEYGLIARARLDTKTARLQAELDELKQARLKLERRVVLLRPSSLDPDMIDERARASLNLVHRDEITILRAASQQN, from the coding sequence ATGTACACACGGCAACGCAAGAAATCAGTCGTCCGGCGGCTCTTTTTCCCCGTTCTCACCATCGCCATCCTGGGCTATTTCTCCTTTCACGCGCTGAACGGCGAGTACGGCCTGATCGCGCGCGCGCGTCTGGATACTAAGACCGCGCGGTTGCAGGCCGAGCTTGATGAACTCAAGCAGGCGCGTTTGAAGCTGGAGCGCCGCGTGGTGCTTCTGCGGCCCTCGAGCCTCGATCCGGACATGATCGACGAGCGCGCCCGGGCAAGTCTGAACCTGGTGCACCGGGATGAAATCACCATCCTCCGTGCTGCATCGCAGCAAAATTGA
- the pdhA gene encoding pyruvate dehydrogenase (acetyl-transferring) E1 component subunit alpha — MAATKPKSTGTRAKGASRSRASAKSAPAIADFSKEDELHAYREMLLIRRFEEKAGQMYGMGLIGGFCHLYIGQEAVVIGMQMAMKDGDQVITGYRDHGHMLATGMESNGVMAELTGRRGGYSRGKGGSMHMFSREKNFYGGHGIVGAQVSLGTGLAFANRYRDNGNVSVTYFGDGASNQGQVYESFNMAKLWNLPVIYVIENNKYGMGTSVARASSNTDLSERGASFDIPGDQIDGMDVRAVKAAADKALAWCRAGKGPYILEMQTYRYRGHSMSDPAKYRSKEEVQKMRTEHDPIEQVRGRLLEKEWATEDELKATDKDVRAIVAQAAEFAQSDPEPDPSELWTDIVR, encoded by the coding sequence ATGGCAGCTACCAAACCGAAGTCTACTGGCACGCGCGCAAAAGGGGCTTCTCGCTCCAGGGCGTCCGCCAAATCCGCACCCGCGATCGCTGACTTCTCGAAAGAGGACGAGCTGCACGCCTATCGCGAGATGCTGCTCATCCGCCGTTTCGAGGAAAAGGCCGGCCAGATGTACGGCATGGGCCTGATCGGCGGCTTTTGTCATCTCTACATCGGCCAGGAGGCGGTCGTCATCGGCATGCAGATGGCGATGAAGGACGGTGATCAGGTCATTACCGGCTATCGCGACCACGGGCACATGCTGGCCACCGGCATGGAATCCAATGGCGTGATGGCGGAGCTGACCGGCCGGCGCGGTGGCTATTCGCGCGGCAAGGGCGGCTCCATGCACATGTTTTCGCGGGAGAAGAATTTCTACGGCGGACACGGCATCGTCGGCGCGCAGGTGTCGCTGGGAACGGGACTGGCGTTTGCCAACCGTTACCGTGACAACGGCAACGTCTCGGTGACCTATTTCGGCGACGGCGCCTCCAACCAGGGCCAGGTCTACGAGAGCTTCAACATGGCGAAGCTGTGGAACCTGCCGGTGATCTACGTCATCGAGAACAACAAGTATGGCATGGGCACCAGCGTCGCGCGCGCCTCGTCCAACACGGATCTGTCGGAACGCGGCGCGTCCTTCGACATCCCCGGCGACCAGATCGACGGCATGGATGTGCGCGCGGTCAAGGCGGCGGCCGACAAGGCGCTGGCGTGGTGCCGGGCGGGCAAGGGCCCCTACATTCTCGAAATGCAGACGTATCGCTACCGCGGTCACTCCATGTCCGATCCCGCGAAATACCGCTCCAAGGAAGAGGTCCAGAAGATGCGGACCGAGCATGATCCGATCGAGCAGGTTCGCGGGCGTCTTTTGGAAAAAGAATGGGCCACCGAGGACGAGTTGAAGGCGACGGACAAGGACGTCCGCGCGATCGTCGCGCAAGCCGCTGAATTCGCCCAGAGCGATCCCGAGCCGGATCCGTCCGAGCTGTGGACCGACATCGTACGCTGA
- a CDS encoding pyruvate dehydrogenase complex E1 component subunit beta: MPTEILMPALSPTMEEGKLAKWLVKEGDSVTSGDVIAEIETDKATMEVEAVDEGVIARLLIAEGTEAVKVNTPIAIIAEEGEEVDDAPAAKAGASAPPPQQPAPVAAAPKVEAPVAAVAPDTEVPEGTAMKSMSVREALRDAMAEEMRADGDVFVMGEEVAEYQGAYKITQGLLDEFGARRVIDTPITEHGFAGLGVGAALSGLKPIVEFMTFNFAMQAIDQIINSAAKTLYMSGGQMGCPIVFRGANGAAARVGAQHSQDFSSWYSQVPGLKVVMPWSAADAKGLLKSAIRDPNPVVFLENEILYGQTFDVPDLDDWTVPIGKAKIVREGEHVTIVSFGIGMNYATKAAEELAAEGISAEVIDLRTLRPLDMDTVLASVKKTGRCVSVEEGWPQCSISSEIGFQIMEKAFDYLDAPVARVTGKDVPMPYAANLEKLALPTVADVVAAAKAVTYTA; encoded by the coding sequence ATGCCGACAGAAATTCTGATGCCGGCCCTCTCTCCGACGATGGAAGAGGGCAAACTGGCCAAATGGCTGGTCAAGGAAGGCGACTCGGTCACCTCCGGCGACGTGATCGCCGAGATCGAGACCGACAAGGCGACCATGGAAGTGGAGGCCGTCGACGAGGGCGTGATCGCCAGGCTGCTGATCGCTGAGGGGACCGAGGCGGTGAAGGTCAACACGCCGATCGCCATCATAGCCGAAGAGGGCGAAGAGGTGGACGATGCGCCGGCTGCGAAAGCCGGGGCCTCCGCGCCGCCGCCGCAACAGCCCGCGCCCGTCGCCGCCGCTCCCAAGGTCGAGGCGCCTGTGGCGGCCGTTGCACCCGACACCGAGGTGCCGGAAGGCACCGCGATGAAGTCCATGTCCGTGCGCGAAGCGCTGCGCGACGCCATGGCCGAGGAAATGCGCGCCGACGGCGATGTCTTCGTCATGGGCGAGGAAGTCGCCGAATACCAGGGCGCCTACAAGATCACCCAGGGGCTGCTGGACGAATTCGGCGCCCGCCGGGTCATCGACACGCCGATCACCGAGCACGGCTTTGCCGGCCTGGGCGTCGGCGCGGCGCTCTCAGGGCTGAAGCCCATCGTCGAGTTCATGACCTTCAACTTCGCCATGCAGGCGATCGACCAGATCATCAACTCCGCCGCCAAGACGCTCTATATGTCCGGCGGCCAGATGGGCTGCCCGATCGTGTTCCGCGGCGCCAATGGCGCCGCCGCCCGCGTCGGCGCCCAGCATAGCCAGGATTTCTCGTCCTGGTATTCCCAGGTGCCGGGTCTGAAGGTTGTGATGCCCTGGTCCGCGGCTGACGCCAAGGGCCTGCTGAAATCCGCCATTCGCGATCCCAATCCGGTGGTGTTTCTGGAGAACGAGATCCTCTACGGCCAGACCTTCGACGTTCCGGATCTCGATGACTGGACCGTGCCGATCGGCAAGGCGAAGATCGTGCGCGAAGGCGAGCATGTGACCATCGTCTCCTTCGGCATCGGCATGAACTACGCTACCAAGGCGGCCGAGGAACTGGCCGCCGAGGGCATCTCGGCCGAAGTTATCGATCTGCGCACCCTGCGCCCGCTCGACATGGACACGGTGCTGGCTTCTGTGAAGAAGACCGGCCGCTGCGTCTCGGTGGAGGAAGGCTGGCCGCAGTGCTCGATCTCCTCGGAGATCGGCTTCCAGATCATGGAGAAGGCGTTCGATTATCTCGACGCGCCGGTCGCCCGGGTCACCGGCAAGGACGTGCCGATGCCCTATGCCGCCAATCTCGAAAAACTCGCGCTGCCGACGGTCGCCGACGTGGTCGCGGCCGCCAAGGCCGTCACCTACACCGCCTGA
- a CDS encoding pyruvate dehydrogenase complex dihydrolipoamide acetyltransferase has product MPINILMPALSPTMEEGKLAKWTVKEGDTVSSGDVIAEIETDKATMEVEAVDEGTIAKILVPEGSEAVKVNEIIAILLEEGEDESALDSAKAEKPAPKPAADVGKAPFNDDGPSGDPEPTPTPTPTPTPTPTPSSSGGSPISTPAGNRLFVSPLARRIAETGGLDLAAISGSGPRGRIVKRDVEAAISGGGAKAAPEAAPAAKASAVSAPPSDDAILKLFEEGSYELVRHDGMRKTIAKRLVESKQQVPHFYLTVDCEIDALLALRKQINDGAPKNKDGDPAYKLSVNDMIIKAQAMALQAVPDANASWTESAMVKHKHSDVGVAVSIPGGLITPIIRKAESKPLSVISNEMKDFAKRARERKLQPSEYQGGTTAVSNLGMFGIKDFAAVINPPHATILAVGAGEQRAVVKDGALAVATVMSVTLSTDHRAVDGALGAELIAAFKRYIENPMSMLV; this is encoded by the coding sequence ATGCCGATCAACATCCTGATGCCGGCGCTCTCTCCGACCATGGAAGAGGGCAAGCTGGCCAAGTGGACCGTCAAGGAGGGAGACACCGTCTCCTCCGGTGACGTCATCGCCGAAATCGAGACCGACAAGGCGACCATGGAAGTGGAAGCCGTCGACGAGGGCACGATCGCCAAAATCCTCGTGCCCGAGGGTTCGGAAGCGGTGAAGGTCAACGAGATCATCGCCATCCTGCTGGAAGAGGGCGAGGACGAAAGCGCGCTGGACAGTGCGAAGGCTGAGAAGCCTGCGCCCAAGCCGGCCGCCGATGTCGGCAAGGCGCCGTTCAACGACGATGGTCCGAGCGGCGATCCAGAACCGACCCCGACGCCAACCCCGACACCAACCCCGACCCCGACCCCGAGTTCCTCGGGCGGATCCCCGATCAGCACGCCGGCCGGCAACCGGCTGTTCGTCTCTCCGCTGGCGCGGCGCATCGCCGAGACCGGTGGTCTCGATCTCGCGGCCATCAGCGGTTCCGGCCCGCGCGGCCGCATCGTCAAGCGCGACGTGGAGGCGGCGATCTCCGGTGGCGGCGCCAAGGCGGCTCCCGAGGCCGCGCCCGCTGCGAAGGCTTCGGCCGTCTCCGCCCCGCCGAGTGATGACGCGATCCTGAAGCTGTTTGAGGAAGGCAGCTATGAGCTCGTGCGGCACGACGGCATGCGCAAGACCATCGCCAAGCGGCTCGTGGAATCCAAGCAGCAGGTGCCGCATTTCTACCTCACGGTGGATTGCGAGATCGATGCGCTGCTGGCCTTGCGCAAGCAGATCAACGACGGCGCGCCGAAGAACAAGGATGGTGATCCGGCCTACAAGCTCTCGGTCAACGACATGATCATCAAGGCGCAGGCCATGGCGCTTCAGGCCGTGCCCGACGCCAACGCGTCCTGGACGGAAAGCGCGATGGTCAAGCACAAGCATTCCGACGTCGGCGTCGCCGTCTCAATTCCCGGCGGCCTGATCACGCCGATCATCCGCAAGGCGGAGAGCAAGCCGCTTTCGGTCATTTCCAATGAAATGAAGGATTTCGCCAAGCGGGCGCGCGAGCGCAAGCTGCAGCCGTCCGAATACCAGGGCGGCACCACGGCGGTCTCCAACCTTGGCATGTTCGGCATCAAGGACTTCGCCGCCGTCATCAACCCGCCGCACGCGACCATCCTGGCCGTGGGCGCGGGCGAGCAGCGCGCGGTTGTCAAGGACGGTGCGCTGGCGGTGGCCACGGTGATGAGCGTCACTCTGTCGACAGATCACCGCGCCGTTGACGGCGCGCTGGGCGCGGAGCTGATCGCCGCCTTCAAGCGCTACATCGAAAACCCGATGAGCATGCTTGTGTGA